A DNA window from Altererythrobacter sp. B11 contains the following coding sequences:
- the xdhA gene encoding xanthine dehydrogenase small subunit — translation MSLRFILDGALVELETVDPTATVLDHLRYAMGRTGTKEGCAEGDCGACTVLVGELSEDGDGVVWRSVNACIQFLPMLHGKALLTVESLARGRALNPLQAAMAENGSSQCGFCTPGFVMSLYSKAIGGVGNDLPVEDVIAGNLCRCTGYGPILGAARSTGSLERDDSALTEQLRPLASDDTVSGEYRGRRWFVPRSVTALASLLADHPDARIVGGATDVGLWVNKGLKTLETVIFVGDVAELKMIKEAPEGVTLGAGVRYADAHAAFARLAPELGELTRRIGGLQVRNAGTVGGNIANGSPIGDGPPALIALGATLTLASVEGSRTLPLEDYFIDYGKQDLRSGEFVRSIHIPRPGPNDLVHISKLSRRFDSDISAVCGCFKLTMSDGAITAARVAFGGMAATPRRAPACEAALTGKPFGEITIAAAAEALRGDYSPLTDVRGSADYRLDSAASLLWRLWHKAQGTKVSVLDLVETADG, via the coding sequence ATGAGCCTGCGTTTCATCCTCGACGGCGCTCTCGTCGAACTCGAAACGGTGGATCCCACCGCGACGGTGCTCGACCACCTGCGCTATGCGATGGGCCGCACCGGTACGAAGGAAGGCTGCGCCGAAGGCGATTGCGGTGCTTGCACGGTGCTGGTCGGCGAACTTTCGGAAGACGGCGACGGTGTCGTCTGGCGGAGCGTCAACGCCTGCATCCAGTTCCTGCCGATGCTGCACGGCAAAGCGCTGCTGACGGTCGAGAGCCTCGCGCGAGGCCGCGCGCTCAACCCGCTGCAGGCGGCGATGGCGGAAAACGGCAGCTCGCAATGCGGCTTCTGCACGCCGGGCTTCGTCATGTCGCTCTACAGCAAGGCAATCGGCGGCGTGGGCAACGACCTGCCGGTGGAGGACGTGATCGCGGGCAATCTGTGCCGCTGCACCGGCTATGGTCCGATCCTGGGTGCCGCCCGCAGCACCGGATCGCTGGAGCGGGACGACAGCGCGCTTACCGAGCAATTGCGCCCACTCGCTTCGGACGACACCGTCAGCGGCGAATATCGCGGTCGCCGATGGTTCGTGCCCCGCAGCGTGACGGCTCTGGCGAGTCTGCTCGCCGATCATCCTGATGCACGCATTGTGGGCGGCGCGACCGACGTCGGCCTGTGGGTCAACAAGGGGCTCAAGACGCTCGAAACAGTAATCTTCGTCGGCGACGTTGCGGAATTGAAGATGATCAAGGAGGCGCCGGAGGGCGTTACGCTCGGTGCGGGGGTTCGCTACGCGGATGCCCATGCCGCATTCGCCCGGCTGGCTCCCGAACTCGGCGAGCTCACACGGCGCATCGGCGGACTGCAGGTACGCAATGCCGGGACGGTGGGCGGCAATATCGCCAATGGATCGCCAATCGGCGATGGCCCGCCCGCGCTCATCGCTTTGGGCGCCACGCTTACGCTCGCCAGCGTGGAAGGATCGCGCACGCTTCCGCTGGAGGATTATTTCATCGATTACGGCAAGCAGGATCTGCGCTCGGGAGAATTCGTTCGCAGCATTCATATTCCCCGCCCCGGGCCGAATGATCTGGTCCATATCTCCAAGCTGTCGCGCCGCTTCGATAGCGACATTTCCGCCGTGTGCGGGTGCTTCAAATTGACGATGAGTGACGGCGCTATCACGGCCGCGCGCGTCGCCTTCGGCGGCATGGCGGCTACGCCCCGTCGTGCCCCCGCCTGCGAAGCGGCCCTCACCGGAAAGCCCTTCGGCGAGATCACAATCGCCGCCGCCGCCGAGGCGCTTCGCGGCGATTACTCACCGCTCACCGACGTGCGCGGCAGCGCCGACTATCGGCTCGACAGCGCTGCGAGCCTGCTCTGGCGGCTGTGGCACAAGGCGCAGGGGACCAAGGTTAGCGTGCTCGATCTGGTGGAGACCGCCGATGGCTGA
- the xdhB gene encoding xanthine dehydrogenase molybdopterin binding subunit yields MAEHDPARPAFLKPAKPHDSAHLHVSGQARYVDDEPEAADLLHLAFGQSTVAHGRILSMDLSEVEAAEGVVAVYTAADIPGENNVSPVQHDDLLLAEEEVVWLGQPIFLVAATSQRAARKAARLGKIDYQTLPGHFDITAARAAESRIEDTQLMAQGDASRALDAAPRRLTGVLTMGGQDHFYLEGQAAFALPGEDGQVHIVSSTQHPSEVQHLVAEMLGRSSADITVEVRRMGGAFGGKESQAALFAAAAALVADTTRRPAKFRCDRDDDMVLTGKRHDFTFGYDVGFGETGKIAAIKIDLAARCGATMDLSHSICDRAMFHADNCYFLSDVEIVSERLRTHTVSNTAFRGFGGPQGMVGIERVMDAIAADLGLDPLDVRLVNLYGPGRDCTPYGMTVTDNIAPELITELRLRADYDARRRAVAEFNKTSPVLKKGIALTPVKFGISFTTPHLNQAGALVHVYTDGSIQINHGGTEMGQGLYVKVAQVVADVFAVPLETVRITATRTDKVPNTSATAASSGSDLNGMAAFRAATTIRDRLVAFLACEYGCEESQVLFSDGMVFAGEHQLAFGDVCRAAQIGQISLSSTGYYATPDIHYDRAAHKGRPFYYFAYGAAVSEVAIDTLTGEHKVLAVDILHDVGRSLNPAIDLGQIEGGFIQGQGWLTTEELVYHPETGALLTHSPATYKIPTASDRARHFTIELWDGENSEPTINRSKAVGEPPFMLAISVFSALTQAVAAAVPGRKSLPALDAPATPETILRAIAGQRQA; encoded by the coding sequence ATGGCTGAGCATGACCCCGCCCGTCCCGCTTTCCTCAAGCCGGCCAAACCGCACGACAGCGCGCATCTGCATGTCAGCGGGCAGGCCCGCTATGTCGATGACGAGCCAGAAGCAGCCGACCTGCTCCACCTCGCCTTCGGACAGAGCACCGTCGCTCATGGGCGGATCCTTTCGATGGATCTTTCGGAGGTCGAGGCGGCCGAGGGTGTGGTCGCGGTCTACACCGCCGCCGACATCCCCGGCGAAAACAACGTCAGCCCGGTCCAGCACGACGATCTGCTGCTGGCAGAAGAGGAAGTGGTCTGGCTCGGTCAGCCGATCTTCCTGGTCGCCGCGACCAGTCAGCGTGCCGCCCGCAAGGCCGCGCGGCTTGGTAAGATCGATTATCAAACGCTACCCGGTCATTTCGACATTACCGCGGCGCGCGCGGCGGAGAGCCGGATCGAGGACACGCAACTCATGGCGCAGGGCGATGCCTCCCGCGCGCTGGATGCCGCCCCCCGCCGACTGACGGGCGTGCTGACGATGGGCGGACAGGACCACTTCTATCTCGAGGGCCAGGCAGCCTTCGCGCTGCCGGGCGAGGACGGGCAGGTTCATATCGTCAGTTCCACCCAGCATCCGAGTGAGGTCCAGCATCTGGTCGCCGAGATGCTAGGGCGCAGTTCGGCGGATATCACGGTGGAAGTCCGCCGCATGGGCGGAGCCTTTGGCGGCAAGGAATCGCAGGCGGCGCTGTTCGCCGCCGCAGCCGCGCTGGTTGCCGACACGACGCGGCGGCCAGCCAAGTTCCGCTGCGACCGCGATGACGACATGGTGCTGACCGGCAAGCGCCATGATTTCACCTTCGGTTACGATGTCGGCTTCGGCGAGACGGGAAAGATCGCGGCAATAAAGATCGATCTCGCCGCGCGCTGCGGGGCGACGATGGATTTGTCGCACTCCATCTGTGACCGGGCGATGTTCCATGCGGACAATTGCTACTTCCTGTCTGACGTCGAGATCGTCTCGGAGCGGCTGCGGACGCACACCGTCTCCAACACCGCCTTCCGGGGGTTCGGTGGCCCGCAGGGAATGGTCGGGATCGAGCGGGTGATGGACGCAATCGCGGCCGACCTTGGGCTCGATCCCCTCGATGTGCGCCTCGTCAATCTCTATGGGCCGGGCCGTGACTGCACACCCTACGGCATGACGGTTACCGACAATATCGCTCCCGAACTGATCACCGAGCTGCGGCTCCGCGCCGATTACGACGCGCGGCGGCGGGCGGTAGCGGAATTCAACAAGACGAGCCCAGTGCTGAAGAAGGGCATCGCGCTCACCCCCGTGAAATTCGGTATCAGCTTCACCACCCCCCACCTCAATCAGGCTGGCGCGTTGGTCCACGTTTACACGGATGGTTCGATCCAGATCAATCACGGCGGGACCGAGATGGGGCAAGGGCTCTACGTCAAGGTTGCACAGGTCGTCGCCGATGTCTTTGCCGTGCCGCTGGAGACGGTCCGCATCACCGCGACGCGGACGGATAAGGTGCCGAACACGTCGGCCACAGCGGCCTCCTCGGGTTCAGACCTCAACGGCATGGCCGCTTTCCGCGCCGCCACTACTATCCGTGATCGGCTGGTCGCCTTCCTCGCCTGTGAATACGGCTGCGAGGAGAGCCAGGTACTTTTCAGCGATGGAATGGTATTCGCGGGCGAGCACCAGCTGGCATTCGGCGACGTGTGCCGTGCAGCACAGATCGGGCAGATCTCGCTGTCCTCCACCGGCTATTACGCCACTCCCGACATTCATTACGACAGGGCCGCGCACAAGGGTCGCCCCTTCTATTACTTCGCCTATGGCGCCGCGGTGTCCGAAGTGGCGATCGACACGCTGACGGGCGAGCACAAGGTGCTGGCGGTAGACATTCTTCACGATGTCGGCCGTTCGCTCAATCCGGCGATTGACCTTGGCCAGATCGAGGGGGGCTTCATCCAGGGCCAAGGCTGGCTTACCACCGAAGAGCTCGTCTATCATCCCGAGACCGGCGCCCTGCTCACGCATTCGCCAGCGACTTACAAGATACCCACCGCTTCCGACCGCGCGCGGCATTTCACAATCGAACTGTGGGACGGGGAGAACAGCGAGCCGACGATCAACCGCTCCAAGGCCGTGGGTGAGCCGCCCTTCATGCTCGCAATATCGGTATTTTCCGCACTGACCCAGGCCGTGGCTGCCGCGGTTCCGGGACGCAAATCGCTTCCGGCACTCGACGCGCCGGCCACGCCCGAAACTATCCTTCGGGCTATCGCAGGGCAGCGGCAGGCGTGA
- the xdhC gene encoding xanthine dehydrogenase accessory protein XdhC — MTGWLEWLRDAARRKPVALVSVLATEGSAPRGAGTRMLVTAGTLQGTIGGGKLEYNAVEQARAILGLRPGSWRIQDYPLGPLLGQCCGGRVRLLVEHVDPAALDWLEGADADSVLVSSLGESGIVRTLAPDAAPGSVSARGERPGPGAVLCERIGEPSRPLYLFGAGHVGQAVVRHASALPFRLAWFDTRAEQETIDGVTLVATEAIETCVAEAPAEAAIVIMTHDHALDYRLTIAALSRNPVAFVGLIGSATKKARFLSRLRQDGLADEVIARLTCPIGIPGLKGKEPDVIAIATLAQLLQLSGAR, encoded by the coding sequence GTGACAGGTTGGCTCGAATGGTTGCGGGATGCAGCCAGGCGCAAACCGGTCGCCCTAGTCAGCGTGCTTGCGACCGAGGGTTCGGCGCCGCGCGGCGCAGGCACACGCATGCTCGTCACCGCCGGCACGCTTCAGGGCACGATCGGCGGCGGCAAGCTCGAATACAATGCTGTTGAACAGGCGCGCGCTATTCTTGGTCTGCGGCCCGGCAGCTGGCGCATCCAGGACTATCCGCTCGGCCCTTTGCTCGGCCAGTGCTGCGGTGGGCGCGTGCGCCTGCTGGTCGAGCATGTCGATCCGGCAGCGCTCGACTGGCTCGAAGGGGCTGACGCGGACAGCGTGCTCGTCTCCTCTCTCGGCGAGAGCGGGATCGTCCGCACGCTCGCGCCCGATGCCGCGCCCGGGTCGGTCTCGGCGCGAGGCGAGCGGCCGGGACCGGGCGCCGTGCTGTGCGAACGGATCGGCGAGCCGTCCCGCCCCCTTTATCTTTTCGGCGCCGGCCATGTCGGCCAGGCCGTGGTGCGCCACGCATCCGCCCTGCCCTTCCGTCTGGCCTGGTTCGATACGCGCGCCGAGCAGGAGACGATCGACGGCGTGACGCTGGTTGCGACTGAAGCGATCGAAACATGTGTCGCCGAAGCGCCCGCCGAAGCCGCAATCGTGATCATGACGCATGACCACGCGCTCGATTACCGCCTCACGATCGCCGCGCTGTCGCGCAATCCGGTGGCGTTTGTCGGCCTGATCGGCTCCGCGACCAAAAAGGCACGCTTCCTCAGCCGATTGCGCCAGGACGGCCTGGCAGACGAAGTAATCGCCCGGCTGACATGTCCGATCGGGATTCCCGGCCTTAAAGGCAAGGAGCCGGACGTGATCGCGATTGCCACTCTGGCCCAGCTGCTGCAATTGTCGGGCGCGCGATGA
- the guaD gene encoding guanine deaminase — MTVRAFRGEILSVPHDPRDEPEAVRHERDALLVIEDGIVVARGTYAELAERYAALEIEHLTGLIVPGFIDAHIHYPQTDSVAAHGEQLMDWLTRHIFPAEKAFADRAHADAVADFFLDELLRNGTTSALVFPTVHEHSVDALFEAARARGMRIASGKVLMDLGPEDLRDTAASARSESEALIRRWHGRDRLSYAVTPRFAPTSSDGQLQVAGELLAAHRDVLLHTHLAENERECREVQKRFPDAADYLDVYDRFGLVSERSVFAHCIHLCDRSRTRLGETNAGVAICPSSNLFLGSGFFDFGEADRHRLKLGLGTDVGAGTSFSMLHTAGLAYQAALARGDRLDAFRALYLATAGSARLLHFADKVGALEVGQEADFVLLDAQATPLLARRTAGADIAERLFALQILGDDRAIARTYVMGRCVWRRSSAAPA, encoded by the coding sequence ATGACTGTCAGGGCTTTTCGCGGGGAGATCCTATCGGTCCCCCACGATCCGCGCGACGAGCCGGAAGCTGTCCGCCACGAGCGAGACGCATTGCTGGTGATCGAGGACGGTATTGTCGTTGCGCGCGGGACTTATGCCGAACTTGCGGAGCGCTATGCCGCTCTTGAGATCGAGCATCTTACCGGTCTGATCGTTCCAGGCTTCATCGACGCGCACATTCACTATCCGCAGACGGACAGCGTCGCCGCCCATGGCGAGCAGCTGATGGACTGGCTGACGCGTCACATCTTCCCGGCCGAGAAGGCCTTTGCCGATCGCGCCCATGCCGATGCGGTGGCCGATTTCTTCCTCGACGAGTTGCTGCGCAATGGCACGACAAGCGCGCTCGTCTTCCCGACCGTGCACGAGCATTCGGTGGACGCGCTGTTCGAAGCGGCGCGAGCGCGGGGCATGCGGATCGCCTCCGGCAAGGTGCTGATGGATCTCGGCCCCGAAGACCTGCGCGACACCGCCGCGTCAGCGCGCAGCGAAAGCGAGGCGCTGATCCGCCGCTGGCACGGCCGTGACCGGCTGAGCTATGCGGTGACGCCGCGCTTCGCCCCGACGTCGTCCGACGGGCAATTGCAGGTCGCCGGCGAACTGCTGGCCGCCCATCGGGACGTCCTGCTGCACACTCATTTGGCTGAGAACGAGCGCGAATGCCGCGAAGTGCAGAAGCGGTTCCCCGACGCCGCGGACTATCTCGACGTCTATGACCGCTTCGGACTGGTTAGCGAACGATCGGTTTTCGCCCACTGCATCCATCTATGCGACAGATCACGCACGCGGCTAGGCGAGACGAATGCTGGCGTCGCCATCTGCCCCAGTTCCAACCTTTTCCTCGGCTCCGGGTTCTTTGACTTCGGAGAGGCGGACAGACACCGGCTGAAGCTGGGCCTCGGCACCGACGTCGGCGCGGGTACCAGCTTCTCGATGCTCCATACCGCCGGGCTCGCCTATCAGGCAGCGCTTGCGCGCGGTGACAGGCTCGATGCGTTCCGTGCGCTCTACCTCGCGACGGCAGGCAGCGCGCGCCTGCTGCATTTCGCCGACAAGGTCGGCGCGCTGGAGGTTGGGCAGGAAGCCGATTTCGTGCTGCTCGATGCACAGGCTACGCCACTGCTGGCGCGCCGCACCGCCGGAGCCGATATCGCCGAGCGGCTGTTCGCGCTGCAGATCCTGGGTGACGACCGGGCGATCGCGCGCACCTATGTGATGGGCCGGTGCGTCTGGCGCCGGTCTTCCGCCGCCCCTGCCTGA
- a CDS encoding adenosine deaminase, whose protein sequence is MSDLAAYVAGLPKAELHLHIEGTLEPEQMFEFAKRNGVAIPYASVEEVRAAYNFSNLQDFLDIYYAGAEVLRTQQDFHDLAIAYFDRAAADGVVHAEIMFDPQTHTDRGIAFATVIEGLLSAQAEAESKHGMTSRLIMCFLRHLSEEDAFATLAQAEPWLDRITAIGLDSSEIGHPPEKFARVYAAARAKGLKLVAHAGEEGPPDYVWQALDLLEVDRIDHGNRSLEDAALTRQLAEQSMTLTVCPLSNLKLCVIGDLADHPIDRMLDLGLSATINSDDPAYFGGYVAENYSAVAEARGLDRAALATLARNSLEGSFLPEGDKAARLAQLEDYLAQQ, encoded by the coding sequence ATGTCCGATCTCGCTGCCTATGTCGCCGGCCTGCCAAAGGCCGAACTCCACTTACATATCGAAGGCACGCTCGAACCCGAGCAGATGTTCGAGTTCGCCAAGCGCAACGGCGTCGCCATCCCCTATGCCAGCGTGGAGGAAGTCCGTGCGGCTTATAACTTTTCAAACCTGCAGGATTTTCTGGACATCTATTATGCCGGTGCCGAGGTGCTGCGCACGCAGCAGGATTTTCACGATCTTGCCATCGCCTATTTCGACCGGGCGGCGGCCGACGGAGTGGTGCATGCCGAGATAATGTTCGATCCGCAGACGCATACCGATCGTGGGATCGCCTTCGCGACCGTGATCGAGGGCCTGCTCTCCGCCCAGGCCGAGGCCGAGAGCAAACACGGCATGACCAGTCGACTGATCATGTGCTTCCTGCGCCATTTGAGCGAGGAAGACGCCTTCGCCACGCTCGCCCAGGCCGAACCTTGGCTCGACCGGATCACGGCGATCGGGCTCGATTCTTCCGAAATCGGGCATCCGCCGGAGAAGTTCGCGCGGGTCTATGCCGCAGCGCGTGCAAAGGGGCTGAAGCTGGTCGCCCATGCCGGCGAGGAAGGCCCACCCGATTACGTCTGGCAGGCGCTCGACCTGCTCGAAGTGGACCGGATAGACCACGGTAATCGCTCGCTCGAGGATGCGGCGCTGACGCGCCAGCTTGCCGAACAGAGTATGACATTGACGGTTTGCCCGCTTTCCAATCTCAAGCTCTGCGTAATCGGCGATCTGGCCGACCACCCGATCGACCGAATGCTCGATCTCGGCCTCAGCGCCACAATCAACAGTGACGATCCAGCCTACTTCGGCGGCTATGTCGCGGAGAACTACAGTGCAGTGGCCGAAGCCCGCGGGCTCGATAGGGCCGCTCTCGCCACTCTGGCGCGCAACAGCCTGGAAGGATCCTTTCTTCCCGAAGGCGACAAGGCCGCCCGCCTCGCACAGCTAGAGGACTACCTGGCACAACAATGA
- a CDS encoding nucleoside hydrolase, protein MIRALLQALLLIVAVAPAAAHAESRKIIIDDEGFGLMHLMLLEAPDVDVLGITTVSGNAWANRATAMVLRGLEIADRTDIPVVPGATYPLLNSERLTERWEALYGKLTWKGAWMKQWVEPTLQSTPRYFGPDDPVTDLPEGLPSIKPSDEIAANFLIRMVHQHPGEVTILASGPLTNLALAQRLDPDFAKLAKELIYMGGSLNPHQVLDNQSATEFAREFVNSPRREFNARFDPEAASIVSRSPWRRIVIVPVDPSTGTQRSPELLARMTAAAGPDLARYIGAMEPNLPLWDEIAAGVFLDPSLATDTASLYVDYNYAFGPSYGDMLSWSPGYQPDLGEQRAEVVRTVDAARLGDLMVSLMANSAGKGQ, encoded by the coding sequence ATGATCCGCGCTCTCCTCCAAGCCCTGCTCCTCATAGTCGCAGTCGCGCCGGCGGCCGCGCACGCGGAATCCCGCAAGATCATCATCGACGACGAAGGGTTCGGGCTGATGCACCTGATGCTGCTCGAAGCGCCCGATGTCGATGTGCTGGGCATCACCACCGTCTCCGGCAATGCCTGGGCCAATCGCGCCACCGCCATGGTTCTGCGCGGACTGGAGATCGCCGATCGCACCGATATTCCCGTAGTGCCCGGCGCGACTTATCCGCTGCTCAATTCCGAACGGCTGACCGAGCGGTGGGAAGCGCTCTATGGCAAGCTCACCTGGAAAGGCGCCTGGATGAAGCAATGGGTCGAGCCGACCCTGCAGAGCACACCGCGCTATTTCGGGCCTGACGACCCGGTCACCGATCTACCGGAAGGCTTGCCCTCCATCAAGCCGTCGGACGAGATTGCCGCCAATTTCCTCATCCGCATGGTCCACCAGCATCCGGGCGAAGTGACGATCCTCGCCTCCGGCCCGCTGACCAATCTGGCGCTCGCGCAGCGCCTCGATCCCGACTTCGCAAAGCTCGCCAAAGAGCTCATCTACATGGGCGGCAGCCTCAATCCGCATCAAGTGCTCGACAACCAGTCCGCCACCGAGTTCGCTCGCGAATTCGTCAACTCCCCGCGCCGCGAATTCAACGCCCGGTTCGATCCGGAAGCGGCCAGCATCGTGTCGCGCAGCCCGTGGCGGCGGATCGTGATCGTGCCGGTCGATCCCTCTACCGGCACGCAGCGATCGCCCGAATTGCTCGCGCGCATGACGGCAGCGGCGGGGCCTGACCTTGCCCGATATATCGGCGCGATGGAACCGAACCTGCCACTATGGGACGAGATCGCAGCCGGCGTGTTCCTCGATCCCAGCCTCGCGACCGATACGGCCAGCCTCTACGTCGATTACAATTACGCCTTCGGCCCGTCCTATGGCGACATGCTCAGCTGGAGCCCCGGCTATCAGCCGGATCTCGGCGAGCAACGCGCCGAGGTGGTCCGCACCGTCGATGCCGCCCGACTGGGGGATCTGATGGTATCGCTAATGGCCAACAGTGCGGGAAAAGGCCAATAG
- a CDS encoding NAD-dependent epimerase/dehydratase family protein gives MHVLLTGSSGWLGRFLAPRLRAVGHRVTGLDVAPGPDTDVVGSVADQQVVDEAFARGVEAVIHGGALHKPDIVRYPAPTFVDVNVSGTLNLLEAARAAGHDRFVFTSTTSLMISQAIRDEVGERAVWLDECSGPLEPRNIYGVTKLAAEGLCRLYAREHGLPCVVLRTSRFFPEDDDTRSDPPGENLKAIEFLHRRLTVEDAAEAHMAALEAAPRLSFDTFIVSAPPPFAREEAEELKRDARAVILRHFPDAEELFARRGWVLPASLGRVYDPARVEARLNFRCRTDFAAVLAALRAGAPLPFVHDVRYVSPKEAGEP, from the coding sequence ATGCATGTCCTGTTGACCGGCTCTTCCGGCTGGCTCGGCCGGTTCCTCGCGCCTCGCCTGCGCGCCGTTGGGCACCGGGTCACCGGGCTTGACGTCGCGCCGGGGCCGGACACCGACGTTGTCGGTTCAGTGGCGGATCAGCAGGTCGTCGATGAGGCCTTCGCGCGCGGGGTAGAGGCGGTGATCCACGGCGGCGCGCTGCACAAGCCGGATATTGTGCGCTATCCGGCGCCGACCTTCGTGGACGTCAACGTTAGCGGGACGCTTAACCTGCTGGAGGCGGCGCGGGCTGCGGGGCACGACCGCTTCGTATTCACCTCCACCACTTCGCTGATGATCAGCCAGGCGATCCGTGACGAAGTGGGCGAGCGCGCGGTTTGGCTCGACGAGTGCAGCGGGCCGCTTGAGCCGCGGAATATCTACGGTGTGACCAAGCTCGCCGCCGAGGGGTTGTGCAGGCTTTATGCGCGTGAGCATGGTCTGCCGTGCGTGGTGCTGCGCACTTCGCGCTTTTTCCCAGAAGATGACGACACGCGTTCCGATCCGCCGGGCGAGAATCTCAAGGCGATTGAATTCCTGCACCGCCGGCTGACTGTGGAGGATGCGGCCGAAGCGCATATGGCTGCACTGGAAGCTGCGCCCCGGTTGAGCTTCGACACCTTCATCGTTTCCGCTCCACCCCCATTCGCGCGCGAGGAAGCGGAAGAGCTCAAGCGCGATGCGCGGGCCGTGATCCTGCGGCATTTCCCCGATGCGGAAGAACTGTTCGCCCGGCGCGGCTGGGTGCTTCCAGCCTCGCTCGGCCGTGTGTATGATCCCGCACGGGTGGAAGCGCGGCTGAATTTTCGCTGCCGCACGGACTTTGCCGCGGTGCTCGCCGCGCTGCGCGCCGGGGCACCGCTGCCCTTCGTGCACGATGTGCGCTACGTTTCGCCGAAGGAGGCTGGTGAGCCTTGA
- a CDS encoding VOC family protein, translated as MARQRLCLTALLVHDYDEAIAFYVGRLGFDLREDTKLSESKRWVVVAPRGGEAALLLARASDADQAGFVGRQGGGRVFLFLETDDIARDHAAYRAAGVSFVRDPEEAPYGTVAVFEDLYGNRWDLIEPARRQ; from the coding sequence ATGGCTAGACAGCGCCTCTGCCTCACCGCCCTGCTTGTACACGATTACGATGAAGCGATCGCGTTTTACGTCGGCAGGCTGGGCTTCGACCTCCGCGAAGATACGAAACTGTCGGAATCAAAGCGCTGGGTAGTGGTCGCGCCGCGAGGTGGCGAAGCTGCGCTGCTGCTGGCGCGCGCTAGCGATGCCGACCAGGCGGGGTTTGTCGGCCGGCAGGGGGGAGGCCGCGTCTTCCTCTTCCTCGAGACTGACGACATCGCCCGCGATCACGCCGCCTATCGCGCCGCAGGGGTCAGCTTCGTGCGCGATCCCGAAGAAGCGCCCTACGGCACTGTGGCGGTATTCGAGGATCTCTACGGCAATCGCTGGGACCTGATCGAGCCGGCGCGCAGGCAATGA
- a CDS encoding TIGR00730 family Rossman fold protein, whose product MRICVYLGSSPGRSPVYRKAASEFGHLMAERGIGLVYGGGAVGLMGVIADAVSEAGGEVIGIIPEALRAREVDHQGITELHVVKTMHERKAMMAKFADGFVTLPGGIGTFEEMFEAWCWAQLGYHEKPCGLLDVNGFYAGLSSFIDQVVEEGFLQPRHREMMLIDTDPATLLDRMLSYRAPNTEHWLDERDL is encoded by the coding sequence ATGCGAATCTGTGTCTACCTGGGTTCCTCGCCCGGTCGTTCACCCGTTTACCGGAAGGCTGCGAGCGAATTCGGCCACCTGATGGCCGAACGCGGCATCGGTCTTGTTTATGGCGGCGGCGCCGTGGGGCTGATGGGTGTGATCGCCGATGCGGTGAGCGAGGCGGGCGGGGAAGTGATCGGCATTATCCCGGAGGCTTTGCGTGCGCGCGAAGTCGATCATCAGGGTATAACCGAGCTGCATGTCGTAAAGACAATGCATGAACGCAAGGCGATGATGGCTAAGTTCGCCGACGGTTTCGTGACCTTGCCGGGCGGAATCGGGACATTCGAAGAAATGTTCGAAGCCTGGTGCTGGGCCCAGCTCGGTTATCACGAAAAGCCGTGCGGCCTGCTCGACGTCAACGGCTTCTACGCCGGCCTGTCCAGCTTTATCGACCAGGTGGTGGAGGAAGGCTTTCTCCAGCCCCGCCATCGCGAGATGATGCTGATCGACACAGACCCCGCCACCCTGCTCGATCGGATGCTTTCCTACCGTGCGCCCAACACCGAGCATTGGCTGGACGAACGCGACCTTTGA